The Toxoplasma gondii ME49 chromosome XI, whole genome shotgun sequence region gtcttcgcAGGACACCCAGTGCGGTTTCAAACTCTTCACACGGTCTGCCGCGCGTCAACTCTTTCCGCGGCTGCATCTTTGTCGCTGGGCATTCGACGTCgagttgcttcttcttgcgCGCCTCCGGCACGTTCCTGTTGCGGAAGTTCCTGTCGAAtggcaggagaaggagggaagcaAACTGAACGTCCTCGGCGCCTCCTTCCAAATGGCCCGCGACATCCTCGTTCTcaagtgtatgtacaccgcaggCCTTTGGGGGTAGCCGCTCCGGTGCGCGCCTGAAGACCTGAAGAGGCTGGGacgctcctctgtcttctctcgaaagGTTGAGGCTCCGTCAGACGCATCCGGCGGCCGggcgtttccttcgcttcctcgcttcgcAGTTGCAGAGTGACGAGAGGCTTCGCTGAGGCGCGTCACCCACCGCGGTCCAGTGCCGTTCAAAAAGGTTTGCACCTCTGAGGAAGCGTCGGGCcgcgagacgcatgcagagagcagcAACAGcccggtgcatgcgcgttgCGTGTGAAGAATTCGTCGCCGAGTCGTGGAGCAACGAGTCTGTTTTGGAAAGAGGACTCTCGACTCTGAGAGGTCACTCAGACGCAAAGCGCGCCGCCGTCAAGAACACAGAAAGGCCTCACTTGGACCTGAGCGGTTGTCACcgcagacgaaaggagaaCTCCACCCTGCGACTGACTTACACGGAGCGCCGGCTTGCGAACCTGGGCATCCTCGCCACCCCACGGACAGCCACAAGACACAAGAAGCgaggacagaagcagagaagagagaagaaaagaagaggaaagaaaggagagagaaaacagaggacagaggcagagaagagagaagaaaagaagaggaaagaaaggagagagaagaaaggagaggtgATGGAGGAACCGTGTCTGTGGTTCGTCTCCAAAGCATGTGAGGCGCAAGTCTTTTTCTttgaggagaaagcgaaatgtagaagaaaacgagcgaGCGGCGATGCAACGCGACTCGCATTTCTCACCTTCGCGGTTTTGCGCCGAGCAGTCGCTCTCTGGAAAAAGTTTCTCCATTCGACAACAGTGCTGAAGAACGAAATGGGGAAGAGAGCTCTGTCTGGAAGAGCCTCACACTTCCTTTTTTGAGCGCAGCGAGAGTCTCTCCCTTCAGCTATCGgtgagaggcagagaagcggcTAGTCTGCTGGGGATCGAATCATTTCTCAGTTCCagttttttccagaaaaaagagtTTTCAAATCCATGTTCCTCAAGCTCTTTTTCaagccatgcatgcagagcagcCAAGAAATCACCGGGGCATTCCGAATCTGAAACAAAGACcttgcatacatatatgtagacatggagatatatacatatatatacatacacatatatacatacacatatatacatatatatatatatatatatatatattactAGAGTGAAGTACAGGCGACTCTCGAAGTGCACAGCGAACCCCACAGCAGGAGATCCAGAGGTTGACGTATTTGTCGAAGACTTTGGACAGACGACTCCATGTGAATGCGAATGAGCGTTTCTGCCAGCACCCGTCTTGCAACTGGAGTCAAACGGAGGGGCCTCAATGAGGCCGTGGAAAGCGCGCTCAGAGCCTCATATCATCAGTCGCACACCGGCCGGCTCCCGAGAGAATGCCCGAACGTAACGCCttatgcatgtacatatacatgtatatacatatacatatatatatatatatacctacaCACGAGCTCAAAGATATATGCAAATGCATTTATAAAAATTTGTATGTCGACCCCACACTTTGTTTTGAATGCgtttgaagaagaaagatggGAGTATGTCTTCTCTGGAGATATACTGTTCGCCCTCGGAATTCAGCTAAGCAGGAACTGCTGCATTTTTTCATTGAAAACTTTGTCACACTTGGCGACGTAAGTTTCCATCAGCGTCGTGAGAGAAGCGTCCAGCTCGCGCCTCTTTACATCGTCGATACTCCGAGATTTAAACTGCAACTTGTGCAAGTGGCTGCGACCTGCTTGGCGCATGTTTCTCACCGCGCTCTTTGCCTGAAAAGAAAGGTGAACTCAAATGCATCTGCACTCTGCGCTTCTCCCCACACCCATCGCTGCgtccatgcatgcacagatacaCGGCACGAGACCCCCGTCAAACTcgacgtttttcttcctctctctccacttctttccCTCCATCTCTCCACACAAGTCgatctatctctctgtcactCGCTCCATCTCTATCTCTGCCTACATCGAACTCTCACACAACGTCTAGTTCGTCCAGCatctccatctctctgtctcaccCTCTAActctctttgcctctctACCTATCTTGCTGCGTGtatctctctgcgtctttctctcttatctctctgtgtttACACGTAGAGgcgcgcgtctgcatgcagccactACAGAGAATGAGAGAGACTCCCTTCGAGACGCGAGACATGTCGCATATTTCaaagctgcatgcacagccgCGCCTGCGCCGTCGACCGCCACAGAAAATCAAATCTTTGAAGGCTTTCTTCGACGCAGGGCTGTGGGtcacgcatgcaggcgtCGGCAACGCGAGTCTGAGCACTTGTAAGGGTCTGCGTCGCTTAACGCAAACATTCGGGGCAATGAAGCGTCGCGAAAACTTGCAAAAGGTTTCTCCCGCATTTTCACTCGCCTACCGTGACAAGAAACACgcgcgccttcgtcttcagctCCTCACGCATCTCGGACGTCACctgtatgcatgcaaaaaaaagtcaaagcctcaagctgcatgcggcgaagGCTGCGGCTTCGAGATTCTTGTGGACGCGGGAGAGATCGCCCGCCTGCACGAGCCTCACAAAGAAGCTACATCATGTGAGGCAAAAAgacctttttttcttcctcgcacTGTTGCGTtgtctgctgcatgcaccatgcatgcgcctgctTCTCGCACCCAGGACCGCGCCTGCCACTGTGGGTCGGCGACGCGGGATGCGTCGGAGATCTGCAGGCCAACAAGGCCAGCTTCGAGcaggcttctctccctcgcttcgcctctcgcgtctgtgtCAAACTCAGCGGACGTTGCAGACGTCGAGTTAAGGCTttgagactgcatgcaggagccGCGGACCTTCGGAAGTTGGAGTCGAACTGCAgtgtttccttcttgctgCAAAGTCCACTTTGAGTCGGCGGCCCGGAGAGCTGACATGACCTGGCAGAACGAgttgagaaagaagaaagacatcAGCGAcaatgcagagaagaagacgcctgcggggcagagagaaggggagagtgGAACCGATGCGAAATCGACCTGAGCTCAGAAAAGAATCACCTGGGAGCGGCCAATAAAGTCGAGTCCAGAAAAAGTCCGACTCGAGAGCCTGCGATGCACAGTGTCAGCTGCAGCTCGGACGGAAGCTGAAGCTTCCGAGAGAAGGGCGTCTGAGTTATTTCTTCGAAACGAAGTTGCTGCAGGGAAGGCGTAGACAgcttcgagaagaagagagagaagagagggaagatgcggagaaaacaaaaaggaaaaaaaagaaacagacgagacagagagcgtgTGCTTACCTTGGAGAGATTCGCCTCACTGAAGACATGGACGTGGACGGTCGAGGCGCCTCGCACAACGACCTGCGCGAGGTCCGACAGtcgccgcttctcgcctGGGAAAAACGgagtcgacgcatgcagaaacgcatgcaaaagcgcatgcacaactgcatgcgacagaagagaaagagaaggcgaagccgcAGCAAGAGACGCGGCAGGCGACGAGAGGCTACGAGAGGTCCAGAGTGTGTAgccgcgaagaaagacaaccaggagacagagcagcgcTTCGCGTCTGAGATGCGACACTGGAGAGcactgagagaggagacgcgaagcgaAACTGAAGGCAGACGAACGCCAGATCTTCTTTGAACAAGCATCACCTCCACGCAGAATCTGTGAAGACGTAACTGtattttctctcgcctgccaGTGCCTGAGCTCCACATCCGTCATCCCGCTCCATCGCTTGAGATGAGATTCAGTTTCGTCGAAGCAACCGGCGAAGCCGCGTCGCCTCCGAAGAAGCCTCAACAGACAAAAACACCCAGAGGAACCTGCGAGAATGGCTTTCGAaatcagagagagaaacaagaacagCCCCCCCATCCCCATCCCCCTCGCCGGtaagagaagagaagagacgcgaaacgaCCGCTCACCGCCTGCGGAGACTGGAATCCGTTCAAAATGTTCCGCGCGCTCGCGGTGGACCAGAAGGGCAGAGATGTCCTGCACCATCTTGTCGATTGCAGCCTTCATGTCTGCCTCATAGGCTGCTACGCTGAAGACCTCTGCCgcgccgtttcttctgccttctctctcgtcttcttcgtcttcttcctcgccttcttcttctcggacGACGAGTCCCCGAGCGCGAGCTCGCTGGAGGCCTTGAGCCTTTCCACCCACACCGCGCGGCGCCCGCGGAGCGTCTGCGGCCGAGAAGGCtgcgtcgccgtcgcctccaATGACTTTCAGAACCTTCCGCATgcgcttgtcttcttcgcgtccgtCCTCGCGGGATTTCtgtcccttcttcttcttcccgctgGCCATGCAGCGCcgagaaactgcatgcgcgggagaggacggagacgcgcgccacggagaagcgggagcggagaaagaagaagagagaagagaaggagaagaaggcgcggaggaagaagaagagagagaagaaggagaagaaggcgcggaggaagaagaagagagagaagaaggagaagaaggcgcggaggaagaagaagagagaggagaaggagaagaaggcgcggaggaagaagaagagagaggagaaggagaagaaggcgcagaggaagaagaagagagagaagaaggagaagaaggcgcggaggaagaagaaggaagcagcgacggacaggagagacgcacagcAATGGGTGGACAGGAGAAcgggagaggggaagagaagaaagaagagagcgatctaccagaagaaggtgaggcgaatgaagaggagaggaacggGAGGGGACGAGAAGGTAGCGtagagagacggcgacgcTGGACAGCGCCTGGAAAccgagcagaagagaagagagaagacgcagaagagaaaagagaaccggcggaaggggaagagcgaCGGGAAGCGGGTGGGCCTCTGGccagggagaaggaaggccgCAGCGACATCGTGGCTGGAGAGGCCATGcacgaaaagagaaacagaggagacagaattggaaaaagagagaacgtgGAAAACGGGAACCGAAGACTCAAAAGCCTCCGACAGCTGCGTTAGGAGatgagaggaggaagaagaggacggggaggcaagagagggaggaaagaaaatgTAAATTGTCCGCCTCGTTTCTGCGGAACCTGAGACTGCGGAGAGAGATGACGCTTCCAAACTCCCCTCAAACAGCAGAAGGTCGATTGccggtctttctctcgatCGGCCTCCTGGCTGGTCTCCGGTTACACATGGCGTCGAAGGTCGCGCGGAGGGagcggagacacagcgagagcggtgaagaagggaagaaggcgaagagagaggcgacgtgAGAAAACatgtgaagaaggagaaaaaaggaaaacttTGGAAAGAAGAGTTTTCCAAAAAAGAACGAAATAATGGCCTTCAGAAGCAAAGTGGGTCGTCGAGAAGCGTCGCGTGTGTGACTTTTCTCGAGAAGCCGTCCAGCGGATtctcctcggtttctcctcGACGATCTTGGCGCTGCGAGAACCTCTCCGgatttctcctttctctccttttttctgcttgctCGCGTCTCGCATTTCCTTCGCACAGTTTCCCCCGTCCTCAGTTTGTGGACTGCCTTGGCGTCCAGGGAAGAACCGAGAAGCCCTTCGAAgcctgccgcttctctcccgtcgattcgccgcgaaaaagagcgcagacgcggaggcagagagacactggggaagacgagcagaaagaaaagagaaagaagagcagaaagaaaagagaaagaagagcagaaagaagagagaaagaaggagaagagcgtgCGTGAAGGCTGCCGATCTTCCTGGACGCTTTTGGGCTGCTGTCGCGTCTCCGgtctgtcgctgtctgttctttcttcctttttctcttcgcctcccttctctctcgtcctgtctctttccctcgagttcctccctcttcttgaCGGTCCAGTCTCACTCTCAcgctttccccttctctgtgCTGTCGCGGAGGACGCAGAAGTTCTGCTTCTTatctctccactctctctgccttcttctccacttccccgctcctctctcccttcgttcaacttctctcttcttcacctctgtcctctcctctgttcctccttctctttcctcttcacctctctcgtttcaggtgtacgtacaccatgtcgcgccgccttccgcctcgcagtttcttcgcctctcagGCGGTCGCTGTccgcgccgcttctctctcgcaggcGCCTTGCAGATTCCGCGGCTTTGCTGCTTTCTGCAGCGCCTTATCATCGTCTTGTGCAAATTCTGCGCTGCGCTCGCATGCGGTTTCCCTGTGGAcctcgcggctctcgagTGACAGACGGGTCTCGAATCCGGTTTCCACTGCCGATCGAAACTCCGCAGAACGCGCCCTCAAACGCGATGTGCGTCTCGGCGCTCTgctcgcgcctctccgccGAGAagttgtgcatgcagtcggcTCTGCCGCGAGTCCCAGCagccgcgagaagaaatTCTTCAGCTCCAGAGCCGGCGAAGGTCGAGACGCCGCGCTCGACAGCGCGTCTCACCCCAACGACGTAGAAATGAAGGAGACCGAGCAGGCGAGCGCGCCGGAGAatgaagggaagaagaaggagaaagagacggaggggAGTCGTGGAAAGTCTGAGTCTGTGGGGGCGGGGGAAGCGGTCCACCGAAGCGGTCTGCGGCGCGTGTTTTCGCGGCTGTTCTACTCGTGCGTTCTCCTCGTTGGAGGCGgcgctgcgtttctcttcttcgcctttccgtCGGTGCCTCTGGACCTGAAAAACGTGCCGGTTGGGTCCGCGCTGCAGGCCGCGCTGCAGGCCGCGCTGGGTGGGAAGGAGACtcctgaggagacaggagacaggaagtcggagacaggggggaaggagacgcgttcgtccttcgccttccttgtGCGGCGAGATCCCCTCGAAGGATTCTCTCTTGTGACAGACGCAGAATTCGACAAGACGGATGAggccctcgttctcttcctcgacggTGAAACCcaggccgaggaagagagcgaagccaTCCGCAAACTACGCGCTCTTgtcgaacgcatgcaacaggAAGGAAAACTAAAAAACATCAGACTCTTCTACGCCTGGAGGTGAGAATGCAAGACACCATCACGCAATTCAAGATGTCACTCCAGTTCCAAACGATACGATACACAGAGCgaaatatatacatatctatatatctatatctatctatctatctatatatatatatatatatatctatatatatatatatatgaacattGTGGCATTGTGTTGTGAACGATATCACGTAGTTGTCAATCAAGATGTGcgtatacaaatatatatatatatatatatatatatatgtatttgtatataaatatctTTACAACATCTGTTTGTTCACAGTTATGCCTATTCCTCTAGGtccatatgcatacatgtttCCTTGAACGGCTCTGTAGGTCCTGGCGCGTAGGTGTATTTGCTTTTCACAAGTCTGGATTTGTACTTTCTTCTTTTTAAGGACGGCAGGGAATTCTCCAGCTCAGGGCGAAGACACGGCAGTGATGCTCTACAAGGGACAGCGTCGGTCGCGGTACGCTCTCGCCGAGCTTTTGCGCggcgaggcggaagaagcaggcgaagtAGACCCCAAAGACAAGAACGTAGAGCCAGCAGCGcttggagaagaaaggacgagTTCAAGGGAAGCcgcgagtggagagaagcttCTCGAGACATTCTTTACGCCGttgagcgagaaggagaacgcgtCGCGcacgaagcgcgagaagggcAAACATCTGCCCATCCGAGTCGTCGGTTCCGCCTTCAAACGCGATGTAAGAGCAAGTCAGAATGAACCTAGAGCGGCGGAACAGACAGAAGGTAGCGATGGGGGTCGgcagagcagaaggcgagaatCGTGCgtaggaggagaaggagagcatcggggggaggagaaggaacgagagagagaggagagacagggaggcgagaaggctagagaagaacgaacggggagagaggggaggagcgGCGGTCGAAGGAGACGGatagggagagagagaggaaaagagagaaagaggagaccaGAGAtaacgagagacagcaggggcaagagaacgcgggaaggcgagagatgGAGCAAGGACCGCCTTTGGCTTCGGCGGATAGGCTAGacctgaagaaggagagtccgaagggagagaaacagagacggtATTTCGACCTGAACTGGAAGGCAGGCAGACAGCCAGGCTACAGAGAGACGGTGGCGCAGGCATACGAGGTGTATCTTTTTCGTGTGATTTTACTTCAGGTCTTGgacgaggcgaaggcgggCAATACGATTCTTCTTCAACTGTTTGAAGactcttgtttcctctgcttcctcatgCGACCTTTCCTGAACTCGGTCAGCGCACTGCTTGCCGAGTACAACGTAAGCGTTCTTTCCACTCTGTGTGGGTGTTGCTgcttttcgtcgcttctctcgttcaccttggcttcctctccgttgCCTCGGTCCCTGGAacttgctcttctctttcagcATGTGAGAGAGAGTCCTTTCGGTTTCGAGACTTTGCTCGcgtccttcgctgcctctgtctctcggcttcctcgttctttcgcgagtctccttctgcctctctaaGCCGTCAACAGTGTCTGTGAGCGTCCTCGTTCTTCCCGCAgtgtctgctgtctcctgacGCCTCTTCGCGCgcgcctcgcctccgtcgACCTCCGTGAGCTGCAGAGTCGCTCCTCGCGCTGGGGGGCTGCACtccgccttttctctggTGCCTGTCTGCAGATCCCGGTGACGATGAAGAGGTTGAACATCGAAAAGAACGACTTTCCAGAGGGATGCGTCGTCACCAGGGCGACCCCAACGTTCGTGTTGCACCGAGGCGCGTAAGGCGGGGACGGCCGGAAGGCCCAGGAAACGTCGGCGTTGCTGAAACCGGAGAGGCTGGAGTTCCAGACGCTGAGTCAAAGCGGAAATCGGGGGGAAGTCCAAACTGCAGACTACGCAAAGTCGCGGGAAgtggaaacagagaagaacttAAAAAGAGTCAGGAAAAATGTTCCAAAACTCAGGCGAACGTCAAAACGCGCCTAAGATGCTCGGAAAAACAGCAAACACCTGCGTTCCGCGCTGCCACAGTCTGCGAAGAAAACCGACGAGCCGTCACTCTGCGGCCGCAAACATGCAGTCAgtcacagagagagcaaacgAAATATAGACGCATATGCAtaaacatataaatatatatatatatatatgtacatatatatatatatagagagagagaagtagAAATATAGGTAGTTGCATTTATATACCTATGGGGGAAGTGTGTATAGGTGGAGAAACATGGATGGATTCACATTGACGTCTGGGGTTACATAAGAAATTATCAACGTACGGAAAGGCGTACAGAGACCTAAATTTGGAGTTTTGTTGTGTCGCGATGCATGTCTGGTCTTGGCAAACTCTCTGGGCTGCGTCGACGGTTCGTTTTCTATTCTTTGCAGAcacgaggagggagagagatggTCAGAATTCCGACCTCGAGATTTCATTGAAAAACTGGAGAAGGTAAACTTGCGTCTCCTTGGCAAAGTCGTGGATCTCTCGAGTTTTCAGTTGTCACCGAatttttcactttttcttctgcacagcagactgcatgcgcatcgTTCCCCCTTTCGACTCTCCGTGCATGCTTCGGAGTCTCCTTCTACTTACCGATCTCCAGGAGACTTTTCTCTCTTAGTCGATACATCTTTGTATGCAGATACCCCATAGTtacgtatatacacataATGCCATGAGGAAACGACGTACGAATAGATATAAAGATGCTTCCTATGCACCCCATGCAGACGTACGCAGGTACGTACATACACCTAGAGAAACAAAGCAGCaggaatatatatatatatatatatatatatattttatgCGTAGACTCCGTACACTCCATGTGTATCTATACGCctacatatgtatgcatacagagagacatgaatatatatatatatatatatatatatattcgtgtCTGGATGCCTGTGCATTCggatacacatgcatgtatgcataggATAGTAGGCATGTGTGCATTCGGACTCGTCTGTAGATTTGTTTTGTGTTTGACAGGAGTTCGACCTGCCTGTTGAGCTGCGggagaaactgcatgcgctccttGACCTCCTGCATGAGCGCTTCAAGCGCttcggtcttctctctgtttggtGCGTCGGAGTTTCTTATTTTTCGTTTGAATGTatctcctctcgtctccggCACAGAAGAGACTTTGCTGTCGTCGTACTCGTCCGCCCAGTCTGCACATGCGAATATGcctatatctatatatattgatagaTAGATACGTGTAAACAATCGCccgtagatatatatacatatatttatatgtatgaacagtgtatctgcatgtgtttgtatatatatttatgtattgTTGTCGGTTCTGATGGCGTGCAAATACCTGGGTGGATACCTGAATGCGTTTGTGCTGTGCAAATATTTACTTCAATATAActctacatatgtatatcaacgtatacatatacatatatatatgtatatatatatatgtatatatagaaatatatatatttttgtatgtatatgtataggtaCGTAGATTGGCATCGGGCGACTAGGAGGCGCGGAGAGGCATATGGACAGCCACTTCGGAATGTATGGAGACTGGGAGAATTTGTGTTTTTTGAAAAAAAGTCGATTTGTGTTCGCCGAGATTCTTGCTGTTTCCTCTTAGGTTGCTGGAAGTGCGTAAGATGGAGGAAGCGTTCCTTCAGGAGCAGCAGCGGAAgcaagcgcgagagagccTCGAGCTCCACGGCCTCGGCGCGCAgaccgcttcttcttcgccttcttcttcttctggaaaCCATCAGACGGAAGCTCgcgaaaaaacgacagacgAAAAGTCGAGAGAACAGGACGAGAAGCAACGGGAAGACGGCGACTTCGACGCCATTGTATCGATGCTCATGAGTCAAGTGAGTCGAAGGAGCAGACGTTCAACGCCGTCTTCTTTTCACTAGATGGAGTGATTTGTATGTCGAGACATGTTCTCGTACTCACATTCTGAGTATCTCTACCCTCGTGCGTTTCTCGAGTGTCTACAGGTATATATGGCTATAGACTTCTGCAAATGTATGGCTCCGCAGGTCTATGCCGAACACCACTGGTATccacgaatatatatatatatatatatgtatatatatatatgtatgtatttgtatatatttgtatatatttgtatgtgcatgtgtgtgtatatccAAGTGGAAAGGGGTAAGCGTGTCAGTGTTTGTTTCTCTGAGGAaagtctttgttttttttcttcaggaGTGAAACGGAGAACTTTCTTTGATTTGAtatctccttttctcctcagTCTGCTGCCGACGCCTGGCTGCTCTTTGCACTTTCTCATTTTTGCAAGGTCGTATTCGGCCTGTTCGTTCCAGCTTTTTTTCCAGCCAGTTCCTCTCGAATTTTCTATCTGAATGCCGCTCGAATGTCAGGTCACATTTCCGTTCAAAGGCCTTCCAATTTTCTCTTCGCAGGACATGAAGCGCTTCGATGACCTCAGTGAAAATCTCGAGCACCTGGAGCGCGAAGCTGCGAACGCAGAGGCCGACGCGATGGCTCTCGGTGTGGTGAGGTTCCGTCGGCGAATCAcggttttctcttcctctgttttggCCTAGACGCCTTCGAGAAGTTCAGTCCTGCCCACCGTATCAATTGGACCAAGCGTGTGCCTTTGATGTCACCTGAAAAAAGTTGGTGGACAGAACTCGAAAGTATACATTAGAGGCTTCGTAGGCGAGAGCTCCGCCATTCAAACGGACCCTCAGGTGTCGCTCGTCTTTTCAAGAGAAATTCAGAAACGTTTCAGAGACGCGATGCCTCGCGAACGCAAATGTCCTTTCCTTCGGAAAACCATCTGGCGTCCTTGTCTTTTGAGTGAATGAGGggctcgtcttttctctgtcgaagACAGATCGATAcagtccttcttcgctcgacTGAAGATGCGATtatcttcttctcgttcaaCTGAACTTGGCTGCGGTGTTTCGCTCTTAACTAACGTTAtgcattttcttctctctggacgTAGGTTAGctgttcgcctcttcctcttcccttctctgcttctttcatATCGATCGGTTCCCTATTTACTTTCTTCCGGgtctccgctcttctttgcctcttcctcaCCCGCCGTCAGCATGTAACGCTTCAACGTTTCCCCTTTCGTCTCACGTCGTGCagctctcctctgtttttctccttccctcaCTTCGCAGCGCTTCCTCTGTCCCCTCCGAacctgtctcgtttctctcttcaggcgatcttgtgtttctctctttcttcttcaaatctgtcttctgtgtttgcACTGTGTTCTCAAGAGCTGTCGCCCCCgttgctttcctcttcgtttgtctctgtcgtctttcttctccgtagctctttgtctctttcgtctctccgtcgttccGCCCCCCTACTTTCCTCCAAGAttgtgtctccgtcgaaatcttttcttccttgtg contains the following coding sequences:
- a CDS encoding ribosome recycling factor protein (encoded by transcript TGME49_216530~Signal peptide predicted by SignalP 2.0 HMM (probability 0.713) with cleavage site probability 0.209 at residue 202), whose product is MASPATMSLRPSFSLARGPPASRRSSPSAGSLFSSASSLFSSARFPGAVQRRRLSTLPSRPLPFLSSSFASPSSGRSLSSFFSSPLPFSCPPIAVRLSCPSLLPSSSSAPSSPSSLSSSSSAPSSPSPLSSSSSAPSSPSPLSSSSSAPSSPSSLSSSSSAPSSPSSLSSSSSAPSSPSLLSSSFSAPASPWRASPSSPAHAVSRRCMASGKKKKGQKSREDGREEDKRMRKVLKVIGGDGDAAFSAADAPRAPRGVGGKAQGLQRARARGLVVREEEGEEEDEEDEREGRRNGAAEVFSVAAYEADMKAAIDKMVQDISALLVHRERAEHFERIPVSAGGEKRRLSDLAQVVVRGASTVHVHVFSEANLSKVMSALRAADSKWTLQQEGNTAVRLQLPKVTSEMREELKTKARVFLVTAKSAVRNMRQAGRSHLHKLQFKSRSIDDVKRRELDASLTTLMETYVAKCDKVFNEKMQQFLLS
- a CDS encoding thioredoxin, putative (encoded by transcript TGME49_216510~Predicted trans-membrane domain (TMHMM2.0):188-211) — translated: MSRRLPPRSFFASQAVAVRAASLSQAPCRFRGFAAFCSALSSSCANSALRSHAVSLWTSRLSSDRRVSNPVSTADRNSAERALKRDVRLGALLAPLRREVVHAVGSAASPSSREKKFFSSRAGEGRDAALDSASHPNDVEMKETEQASAPENEGKKKEKETEGSRGKSESVGAGEAVHRSGLRRVFSRLFYSCVLLVGGGAAFLFFAFPSVPLDLKNVPVGSALQAALQAALGGKETPEETGDRKSETGGKETRSSFAFLVRRDPLEGFSLVTDAEFDKTDEALVLFLDGETQAEEESEAIRKLRALVERMQQEGKLKNIRLFYAWRTAGNSPAQGEDTAVMLYKGQRRSRYALAELLRGEAEEAGEVDPKDKNVEPAALGEERTSSREAASGEKLLETFFTPLSEKENASRTKREKGKHLPIRVVGSAFKRDVLDEAKAGNTILLQLFEDSCFLCFLMRPFLNSVSALLAEYNIPVTMKRLNIEKNDFPEGCVVTRATPTFVLHRGAHEEGERWSEFRPRDFIEKLEKEFDLPVELREKLHALLDLLHERFKRFGLLSVWLLEVRKMEEAFLQEQQRKQARESLELHGLGAQTASSSPSSSSGNHQTEAREKTTDEKSREQDEKQREDGDFDAIVSMLMSQDMKRFDDLSENLEHLEREAANAEADAMALGVMMGEELLRDDVEHLAEALLAAESLVGQSSSVEGGAGRH